One genomic window of Polycladomyces zharkentensis includes the following:
- a CDS encoding fructose-specific PTS transporter subunit EIIC, with protein sequence MKRLVAVTGCPTGIAHTFMAAEALQQAAEQHGVSLKVETRGATGVENRLTEEEIQEAHAVIISADVDVEEERFAGKPVVRVPLGEAIKKANDVIERALAQSPEEAEARPTPKKEASKKEAPRTGPYRHLMNGVSFMIPLVVAGGLMIALSFLFGIKAFEQKGTLAAALMDIGGGTAFALMVPVLAGYIAYSIADKAGLAPGLIGGMLASKLGAGFLGGIVAGFMAGYLSQGIKTLLPLPKTLERLKPIVIIPFLSSLIVGLLMIYVIGAPIKSIMTAMTAWLQSLGTANAVWLGLVLGAMMAFDMGGPVNKAAYTFSVGLLGSQVYGPMAATMAAGMVPPLGLWLATLIAKRKFSEEEREAGKAAGILGLSFITEGAIPFAAADPIRVIPSLMIGSAVTGALSMVWGCALRAPHGGVFVLAIPHAVERLGYYVLAIAIGTVVTALLVTWLKRKPTEQGGN encoded by the coding sequence ATGAAACGATTGGTTGCCGTCACCGGATGTCCGACCGGGATCGCTCATACGTTTATGGCTGCGGAGGCATTGCAACAGGCGGCCGAGCAACACGGCGTTTCGCTCAAGGTGGAGACGCGCGGTGCGACGGGAGTGGAAAACCGGCTGACCGAGGAAGAGATTCAGGAGGCCCACGCCGTGATCATTTCGGCGGACGTGGATGTGGAAGAAGAACGATTCGCAGGGAAACCGGTGGTGCGCGTTCCGCTCGGGGAAGCAATCAAAAAGGCAAATGACGTGATCGAGCGGGCCCTGGCCCAATCCCCGGAGGAAGCGGAAGCCCGACCCACCCCGAAAAAGGAAGCGAGCAAAAAGGAGGCCCCACGGACAGGGCCGTACCGCCACCTGATGAACGGCGTGTCGTTTATGATTCCGCTGGTGGTGGCAGGCGGGCTGATGATCGCATTGTCGTTCTTGTTTGGAATCAAAGCGTTTGAACAAAAGGGTACGTTGGCAGCCGCGCTGATGGACATCGGCGGAGGCACCGCCTTTGCCCTGATGGTACCGGTGTTGGCCGGTTACATCGCGTACTCGATTGCTGACAAAGCAGGTCTGGCACCGGGATTGATCGGCGGGATGCTGGCATCCAAACTGGGGGCCGGTTTTCTCGGCGGGATCGTGGCCGGATTTATGGCGGGATATTTGTCACAGGGGATCAAAACCTTGTTGCCTCTCCCCAAGACACTGGAACGGTTGAAGCCCATCGTCATCATTCCGTTTCTCTCATCCTTGATCGTCGGGTTGTTGATGATCTACGTGATTGGTGCCCCGATCAAAAGCATCATGACTGCCATGACCGCATGGCTGCAATCGCTGGGTACCGCCAATGCCGTTTGGCTGGGTCTTGTGCTTGGCGCGATGATGGCGTTTGACATGGGTGGTCCCGTCAACAAGGCCGCATACACGTTCAGCGTCGGCCTGCTGGGATCACAGGTGTACGGACCGATGGCGGCGACGATGGCCGCGGGTATGGTGCCCCCGTTGGGGTTGTGGTTGGCCACATTGATCGCCAAACGCAAGTTTAGTGAAGAAGAGCGGGAAGCGGGCAAAGCAGCCGGTATCCTGGGCCTTTCCTTTATCACTGAAGGTGCCATCCCGTTTGCGGCGGCTGACCCGATTCGCGTGATCCCATCGTTGATGATCGGTTCCGCTGTGACAGGGGCGTTGTCAATGGTGTGGGGATGCGCACTCCGGGCGCCGCATGGCGGCGTGTTCGTCCTGGCCATCCCGCATGCGGTGGAACGGTTGGGCTACTATGTGTTGGCCATCGCCATTGGAACGGTGGTGACGGCGTTGCTGGTGACATGGTTGAAGCGCAAGCCGACAGAGCAAGGAGGAAACTGA